TTACAATAGATGTAATACAAGAAGCCAAGAATTTGGGCGCACAGCTTATAATAAGTCATCATCCTTTTATTTTTAGACCAATAAGCAGTATTACCAATGAAACATTTTTGGGCAAAAAGATATTGGAAGTAATAAAAAGCGGCATAAGTGTTTTTAGTGCACATACCAATCTAGACGCAAGCGATCAAGGAATTAATGCTTATATAGCTGAATTGCTTGAACTTAATAATGTAAAACGGTTTGATCTACTAGATTCCACATGGCAGGGCGGAAGAATGGGTGAACTAAAAGAGCCTATGACTTTAAAACAGCTTGCTAGAAAAGTTCAAGAAGTTTTTAATGATGATATGATAAGATATTCAGGTAATGCTCAAAATCAAATCAAAAAAATTGCTTTTATTTCGGGCGGCGCCGGCAAGACAGATTATATAGACGCCGCAATCTCGCGGGGCATTGACTGTTATATTTCTGCTGATTTTAATCATCATTCTATGCTGGAAGCTTACGAAAAAGATTTTCCTGTTATATATTGCAGCCATTATTATATGGAAAGAATAATTTTAAAACGTCTAAAAGAATTATTAAATCAAAAATTTGATGGTGTTGAATTTATTTTGTCGACGACAGAACAAAATCCGATGAGCA
This genomic window from Clostridia bacterium contains:
- a CDS encoding Nif3-like dinuclear metal center hexameric protein, with amino-acid sequence MQIKDIIQYLNIIAPPEQKEDWDNIGLIVGNSQDEVTIALLCLDVTIDVIQEAKNLGAQLIISHHPFIFRPISSITNETFLGKKILEVIKSGISVFSAHTNLDASDQGINAYIAELLELNNVKRFDLLDSTWQGGRMGELKEPMTLKQLARKVQEVFNDDMIRYSGNAQNQIKKIAFISGGAGKTDYIDAAISRGIDCYISADFNHHSMLEAYEKDFPVIYCSHYYMERIILKRLKELLNQKFDGVEFILSTTEQNPMSRL